In Candidatus Methylomirabilis tolerans, a single genomic region encodes these proteins:
- a CDS encoding TolC family protein translates to MTIALKISFLILVAGIANVGLGGVAAAEEEMLRLQPLVQEALAANPEIRAEEKRWDAARERPPQEGSLDDPMLSFEIENLPTNSFAFTQEDMTMKKLSISQAFPFFGKLGLRSEVAQREANAIGQGYRDKRNEIVRRVKEIFYELYAIERSLEIVEKNRELLREFVKIAETKYSVGKGIQQDVLKAQVELSKLLDEQIRLEQSRQAAGARLNAILNRPPQTPLGRTEEVSKAELTMELKELQTGALENRPLLKGLQEEIERSKAANTLARKRYFPDLTMSLGYAFREDSAIAKRSDFFSAGFAINIPIYFRTKQDRQVAETSALINSVREQYQAARNEVFSMVKELVADIEKGHKLIDLLETGLIPQARLSLDSAVAGYQVGKVDFLTLLDNRVTLFNFEKEYYRTMGEYQMSLARLEWVVGASGY, encoded by the coding sequence ATGACGATAGCCTTGAAAATTAGTTTTCTCATCCTTGTTGCTGGCATTGCAAACGTTGGGCTGGGAGGAGTGGCGGCCGCCGAGGAAGAGATGCTCCGCCTTCAGCCACTCGTCCAGGAGGCCCTCGCTGCGAATCCGGAGATCAGGGCTGAAGAGAAGAGATGGGATGCCGCGCGCGAGCGGCCCCCTCAGGAAGGGTCGCTTGACGATCCGATGCTGAGCTTTGAGATCGAAAACCTCCCAACCAACTCCTTTGCCTTCACCCAGGAAGATATGACGATGAAGAAGCTTAGTATCTCTCAGGCGTTCCCCTTCTTCGGGAAGCTGGGCCTGCGAAGCGAGGTTGCCCAACGGGAAGCGAATGCGATCGGCCAGGGGTATCGCGATAAGCGAAACGAGATCGTGCGGCGGGTCAAGGAGATCTTCTACGAACTGTACGCTATCGAGCGCTCGCTGGAGATTGTGGAGAAAAATCGTGAGCTGCTGAGAGAATTCGTCAAGATCGCCGAGACGAAATACAGCGTCGGCAAGGGGATTCAGCAGGATGTCCTGAAGGCCCAGGTGGAGCTGTCGAAATTGTTGGACGAGCAGATCCGGTTGGAACAGAGCCGCCAGGCTGCAGGCGCAAGGCTGAATGCGATCCTGAACCGCCCCCCTCAAACGCCCCTCGGTCGAACTGAGGAGGTGTCGAAGGCCGAGTTGACGATGGAGCTGAAGGAGCTTCAGACCGGAGCCCTGGAGAATCGGCCTCTGCTCAAGGGGCTTCAGGAAGAGATCGAGCGGAGCAAGGCGGCTAATACGCTTGCCAGGAAGAGATACTTTCCGGATCTTACGATGAGCCTCGGCTATGCCTTTCGGGAAGACTCTGCTATCGCGAAGCGATCTGACTTCTTCTCAGCGGGGTTTGCAATCAACATCCCCATTTATTTCCGGACCAAGCAGGACCGACAGGTCGCGGAGACCTCGGCGTTGATCAATTCGGTCAGGGAGCAGTATCAGGCCGCCAGAAACGAGGTGTTTTCGATGGTAAAGGAATTGGTAGCTGATATCGAGAAGGGGCACAAGCTCATTGATCTGCTGGAGACCGGCCTGATCCCACAGGCCCGACTCTCACTGGACTCCGCCGTTGCGGGCTATCAGGTGGGTAAGGTCGATTTTCTCACCCTTTTGGATAACCGGGTGACGCTCTTCAATTTCGAAAAAGAGTACTATCGGACAATGGGAGAGTACCAGATGAGCCTGGCGCGGCTGGAGTGGGTCGTCGGTGCCTCGGGATATTGA